GCCGCTTCTGGATGGAGATGAATCCCGGGGCCTGCAGGTAGCATTGGGGACAATAGACTCCGATGACTTCGAACAGGACCAGGGGCTTGCCCAAATCTGCCAGCCGGAAGGACTGGCCCTCAACAATGCCTAGATCGGCGGTCTCCTCGGCAGTGGCCGGGGCCTGCATGACCATGTCAGGCAGGGTGTCCCCGGGGGCTGGCAAGGCCAGAACCCACCCAGGAGACAGGGAAAGAAGCGTCCAGGCCAGGAGTGAAGCGAGAAAAATCTTGTGCATGGACGATCTCCCGGTCAGGATCGCACCGAGGCGATGGCTTCATCCCGGCTGGGGTGGACCGGGGCCAGCTTGTCCAGCCCGACCAGGGCGAAGACCCGCTGGAAATTGTCCGACAGGCCGGCCATAGCCAGCTTTTGCCCCCGCTTCTGGCAGTCGAGGAAAAATTGGGTCAGCAGGGCGATCCCGGCCCCATTGACCGAGGCGTGTTCGTTGAAGATCAGGACCACGGCCCGGTGGGCTTTGGTCTGCCCGAAGATGTCGACCAAAACCCTG
The window above is part of the Deltaproteobacteria bacterium genome. Proteins encoded here:
- a CDS encoding TlpA family protein disulfide reductase encodes the protein MHKIFLASLLAWTLLSLSPGWVLALPAPGDTLPDMVMQAPATAEETADLGIVEGQSFRLADLGKPLVLFEVIGVYCPQCYLQAPGFISIQKRLAKSGLDEKVAVMALAAGGTPMETAYLHEQGNYKMPIVPDPDYSVHKLLGEPQTPFTMVLTKDGEVLFAHLGIIEDMDAFFLALQNLAKNH